In Myxocyprinus asiaticus isolate MX2 ecotype Aquarium Trade chromosome 3, UBuf_Myxa_2, whole genome shotgun sequence, the following proteins share a genomic window:
- the LOC127420989 gene encoding polyunsaturated fatty acid 5-lipoxygenase-like, translating to MWTYEVSVTTGSQLFSGSMNYIYLTLVGKDGSSDRTLLNKSFFDYFVRGTVNTFNVIVKENLGDIVLVKLEKERYCINDQWYCKHITVMTPSGNCFQFPCYRWLVDQKEVVLREGTARLPQDDENELTKEHRRAELEWRQKIFRWCKWCPGYPMSIDDSYKNLPQDVKFETDKTFDFGLKVIRAKLNAYINQMVEKFQSPWEGIADLKKINVIIKNAVPEYLMDNWNEDFLFGYQFLNGCNPVMIKKCEKLPAEKFPVTEEMVKGFLKRGLTLHEELEAGNIYIADYEILDGVPANTTDPNTPQYLAAPICLLYKNTQNQIVPIAIQLCQKPGEGNPIFLPSDNQYDWMLAKMWVRSCNFNVHQGLTHLLKTHLIAEVFTIAMYRHLPAVHPVYKLLIPHIRYTIAINTEARENLISAGGVFDKGNSISGSTLGDVVKKVMKTFTYKSLCFPEAIKDRGMDSKTDVPNYYYRDDGMMVWEAVKRFVSDVVKIYYKSDKTVQSDEEIQNFVKDVCFGMNYHCDFPKSLKTKKDLTEYLTVVIFTVSAQHAAVNFGQYDWYGWVPNGPSTMRKPPPTKKDQVDMKYIMESLPDRDRACKVLGTAWALSQFQENELFLGTYPDKYFTEQSVLNAMNTFRKELAKVTNTIKERNEKLPLPYWYLSPDKIPNSIAI from the exons ATGTGGACCTACGAAGTGTCTGTTACCACAGGCAGCCAGCTCTTTTCTGGATCAATGAACTACATTTACCTGACACTGGTTGGCAAGGATGGATCCAGTGACAGAACTCTGCTGAATAAATCCTTTTTTGATTATTTCGTAAGAGGCACG GTGAACACGTTCAACGTCATTGTAAAGGAGAACCTTGGAGACATTGTGCTGGTGAAACTTGAGAAGGAGAGATACTGCATCAATGACCAGTGGTATTGTAAACATATCACAGTGATGACACCATCTGGAAACTGCTTTCAGTTTCCCTGTTATCGCTGGTTAGTAGATCAAAAGGAAGTGGTTCTCAGGGAAGGCACAG CTCGATTGCCTCAGGATGATGAAAATGAATTGACAAAAGAGCACCGGCGTGCTGAACTGGAATGGCGACAAAAAATATTCAG aTGGTGTAAGTGGTGCCCTGGCTACCCCATGAGTATAGATGACAGCTACAAAAATCTTCCACAAGATGTGAAGTTTGAAACAGATAAAACTTTTGACTTTGGTCTGAAAGTCATCAGAGC GAAATTGAATGCATATATTAACCAAATGGTGGAAAAGTTCCAAAGCCCTTGGGAAGGAATTGCAGATTTAAAAAAGATTAATGTGATTATCAAGAACGCTGTGCCAG AGTATCTGATGGACAACTGGAATGAGGACTTCCTGTTTGGATATCAGTTCTTAAATGGCTGCAATCCTGTCATGATCAAGAAATGTGAGAAACTTCCAGCAGAAAAGTTTCCAGTCACAGAGGAGATGGTGAAGGGCTTCCTAAAGAGAGGTCTCACTCTACATGAGGAATTAGAG GCAGGAAATATTTACATCGCAGACTATGAAATACTGGACGGAGTGCCAGCCAATACCACAGACCCAAACACCCCGCAGTATTTGGCTGCACCCATCTGCCTCCTGTACAAGAACACACAGAATCAAATTGTGCCGATTGCCATTCAG CTCTGTCAAAAACCAGGAGAGGGAAACCCAATTTTTCTCCCGAGTGATAATCAATACGATTGGATGCTTGCCAAGATGTGGGTCAGATCCTGCAACTTTAATGTTCATCAGGGGCTCACACACCTTCTCAAGACACATCTGATTGCTGAGGTTTTTACCATAGCCATGTACAGACACCTCCCTGCAGTCCATCCTGTATACAAG TTACTGATCCCTCACATTCGATACACCATTGCCATCAACACAGAAGCCCGTGAAAATCTCATCTCTGCAGGAGGGGTCTTTGACAAG GGTAATAGCATAAGTGGGTCTACACTTGGGGATGTGGTCAAAAAGGTCATGAAGACTTTCACCTACAAGTCTCTGTGTTTTCCTGAGGCCATAAAAGATCGAGGAATGGATAGCAAGACAGATGTGCCCAACTACTACTATAGAGACGATGGCATGATGGTCTGGGAAGCAGTGAAAAG GTTTGTTTCTGATGTGGTGAAGATCTACTACAAGAGTGATAAGACAGTTCAGAGTGATGAGGAGATTCAGAACTTTGTTAAGGATGTTTGCTTTGGCATGAATTATCATTGTG ATTTTCCGAAATCCCTCAAAACTAAGAAGGATTTAACTGAGTACCTGACTGTTGTGATCTTCACAGTCTCAGCACAACATGCTGCAGTCAACTTTGGACAG TACGACTGGTATGGATGGGTCCCCAACGGCCCCTCCACCATGCGGAAACCCCCACCCACAAAGAAGGACCAAGTCGACATGAAGTATATCATGGAGAGTCTGCCTGACCGTGATCGTGCCTGCAAGGTTCTAGGAACAGCTTGGGCCCTGAGTCAGTTCCAGGAGAATGAG CTGTTTTTAGGGACATATCCAGACAAGTACTTCACTGAGCAATCAGTCCTAAATGCCATGAACACGTTCCGCAAGGAGCTAGCAAAAGTGACCAACACCATCAAGGAACGAAATGAGAAGTTACCTTTGCCCTATTGGTATCTGTCCCCAGACAAAATCCCCAACAGTATTGCAATCTGA